The sequence GTTTGATTTTGGGAAGAAAATCGACGGTGTATTCACTGCCGCGATAGATTTCGGTGTGGCCTTTTTGGCGTCCGAATCCTTTGACTTCCGCGACAGTCATCCCCTCAATGCCGACTTCGGCGAGGGCATCCTTCACTTCCTCGAGTTTGAATGGCTTAATAATTGCCTCAATTTTTTTCATTTGCTGTGGTTCTCCTGCCCGCGTTGGCCAGTTACCGGTAAAGCTGCGGGCAGCCGCACCAGTGAATTGCAGGGCAATCCAAGAGTCTTAAGCAGCCCGTGTGCCAACCGGAAAGACAAACCGAAACCGTCATATTTCAGGCGTTTCTTTGTGTTTTTTTTTAAATCCATTTAATGGACAGCCCAACGGCTATCGGTTTTTATCCAGACTGTTGATTTTTGTGCAGGAATAACTTTGGTTCGACAAAGTGAAGTTTCGTCCAGAAAATCACGTTTTGGAGGTGAACCTCGGCAAACAACTATGAGCAAAGGCAAGCGCGGCAAAAAACGGTTCCCCAAGCCTTCGCAAGCCTCGCCGTCGGTTCCACAGGAATTGCTGCCCGATGAGCCGGAAGCGGTGCCTGAACCCGAGCTGGTTTCCCCCGCCCAACCCACCTCCTTTTTCCGCCGATGCGATTGGTTGGCATTTACGCTGGCTACGTTGATTTCGTTTGGCGTTTATTTTTACACCCTCGCCCCGGATCTCACGCTGGAAGATTCCGGCGAACTGGCAGTGGGCTCGATGTATGCCGGTGTGCCGCATCCGCCGGGTTATCCGGTTTGGACACTTTACACTTGGGCATTCACCCAATTGCCCTTTGGGAATATCGCTTGGCGCGTCGCGCTCTCCTCCGCGGTAGCCGCAGCGCTCGCCTGCGGGTTGCTCGCGCTGATGGTTTCGCGAACCGCCCAATTGATGCTCAAGAGCATCGAAACATTTCGGGAGGTGAAAGAGCGTCAACGCGATCTGATCGGCCTCGCTTCCGGTACAGCCGCAGGTTTGCTATTGGCCTTCAACGGATTCATGTGGAGTCAGGCGGTGATTGTGGAAGTGTACACGCTTGGCATTTTCACGTTTATGGCCGTATTGGCGCTGATGATGCGATGGTATTTTCGCCCAACCCAACGGTGGCCACTTTACCTCGCCTATTTCTGTTTTGGCCTATGCTTTGCAAATCACCAAACCTTGCTGCTAGCCGCTGTAGGTATCGAAGCGATTGTGCTGCTAGCCGACCGAAAAATAGGGAAAGATTTTTTGCTTTGTAATTGCGGGGTGTATATCTTGGGGCTGTTCGCCACCCTGCCTGCAGAAGGCGCGCCTCCGGACAGCGAACCGGGCGTGTTCATCCTTTTCAATACCGTGGGCGTAACTATGTTTGCCCTGTTGCTGGGGATGATGCTTTACGACCGAGGGAAGCAATACGTCCTCAAGGGGTCATTGAATCCGACAAACCTAACCGCAATCACCGTGTCCGCAGTGGCTGTGTACCTGCTTTCCGCCGGAGCGTTTGGCTGGGCATGGGGTTCGTTTTTTGATGACAATAAATTCTCAAGTGCCGCCAACGCGGTGAAAGTGTGGGCTTTACTCAACGCGTTGCTACTCGGAGCGCTGGCCCTGTTTTCGTGGCTAAAAAACGGGGGCAACCCAAATACTCCGCCGCTGCTACGCCATTGGATGCCCTTGCTCAATACCCGCGCAGCTTGGCTGCTGGGAGCTGCATTTTATTTGTACATGCCCATTGCTTCAATGACCAACCCGCCGATGAACTGGGCCTATCCGCGTACCGAACAGGGTTTCAAGCACTCCTTCTTTCGAAAGCAGTACGACAAAATTGAGCCTTCAAATTTAACGCGGATATTTTTTGACCGCAACTACATCGCGCCGCGCCCAAACAACCCCTCACCCCGCACCCAGTTCAACGGCGGCCAAGCTTACGTTTACCTGGAGGAAGCCGCGCAGGAATTCAGCATGAGTTATTTGGCATTAGCATTCCTTCCAATGGCGTTCCTCCCGTGGATGGCAATCCGAGAGCGCCGTTGGATAGCGGCTCTCACCGGCATTTTCATTTCCTTCACACTCATTTTAATTTTCCTGCTCAACCCCACCGCGGATGAGCAGAACCGGCACTTATACAAAGTGTTTTTCACAGCCACGCATATTTTCATCGCGCTCGCCGCCGGGCTGGGCACAGCCCTTGTCGCCGCCACGCTGACTTCGCGCAACCGGGAGCTTGCTATTGGATTAACAGGATTTCTCTCACTGCTCGTCATTTTGGAAATCATTCAAGCGGTTGACACGTTCAAAGCCACAGATTTCATCATCCCGCAATCCGCAGCGGTGATCGGGCTGTCGCTCATTTTTCTGTTACTCCTTTGCGCAGTGGGCCGATTGGCCGGTCCCAAATCATTCCGCAGCAGCTTGCTGGCGCTGGGCGTTGGACTCATCATTTTACTTCCCATACGCCCGGCGCTTTCCAACTGGGCGGTGAACGAACAGCGCGGTCATCTCTTTGGCTATTGGTACGGCCACGATATGTTTACGCCGCCCTTTAAAATTTTTCCAGAAATGGACAAGGACGCCATTCTATTTGGCGGCACCGATCCGGGGCGCTTTGCGCCGACGTATATGATTTTTTGCGAGAGCTTTATCGCGGCCAAATACAAGCGCGATAAGAATTTTGACCGGCGCGATGTGTATATCATCACCCAAAACGCGTTGGCCGATGGGACTTATCTGCAATACATCCGCGCCCATTACAACCGCAGCGCACAGGTGGATAAGGAGGATAAGGATTTTTTCCGCAGCCTCGCCGACAAACTGGACCCTGATGAAGCCAAGACGGCTGACGACCGCAGGGATGTCCTCGAACGCCGAAGCACGCTTTATATGCTCACGCTGCTTGGCTTATTGGTGGGCGCGGGAATGCTCGTTCATGCTTCAATCCTGCGAAGGGACGAGGAGAACCACCGCGAATCACTCGGCGCGTTTCGGTGGGGGGGCTTGGTTATTCTGGGTTCACTGTTGATGTTGCCGGCAGCGGCGAAATCCGTACTGCACAAAGCAGACGGGATTTTAACCGGTGTGGGTCAGCGCGTTGAGCAAGCCCGCCGTGACCGCGGAGTGTATCCCAAGAACGAGATCCACACGCCCTCAACGTTAGATAACCAAATTGCGTTCAACGATTATTTGCAGGACGCCATGCGCCGGATGGCCCTCGGACAACTCGCCCACAACGAAAATGTAACGCTCAATTTCCCATTCCAATGCCCAAAATGCGGCACCGGCCATTTAGTTTCCGTCGACCGAAACCGATTGGAGCTCTACCGACAAATGACGGTTCAGGGCGGGCTTCTCTGCCCCAATGACCAACAGTTCATGCCCACCCCATCCAGCCCGCAAATGCAGGTGCGCGGCACCGGCTCGGTGATGGCAATTAATGCTCTCCTCACCAAAGTCATTTTTGAAACCAATCCAGCCCACTCATTTTATGTGGAAGAAAGTTACCCGCTTCAGTGGATGTATCCATACATCACCCCGCATGGAATTATCATGAAGCTCGAAGCGGAACGCGAATTTGAAATCACCGCCATTACCCCTGCCCCGTTGAACCCAACCAATGCCCCCGTACAATTGGCCGTGGGCGATGAGCTGACCTTGCCACCCGGGCCTGACCAAGATTCAATAAAACCGCTGACGCCGGCAAAGTTTTTTGTGTCTTCAATCCAAACCAACGGAATGCCCTCAGCCATCCGAATTGAAGATGGCGGGCGGTTCGAGTTGTCGCCCCCTGAACTTTTATTTGTCACCGGCGAACGCACAAACGTGGCCAGCCTCAAGGTGAAGATGGAGCGCATCCCCAATGCCGCCGCGTACCAAATTATCCAGGCTGAAGTTGACCCAAAAATGGCAGGGTTCAACTTTCAGAAAAACGAAGTGCTGCAGGTTTTTGATTCCATTATCTCGGGCAGCTTACAGATCAAACAACACGCCCGATTACGTGTCACCGAAGTCAACTCGCAAACCGGCATTGCCCAAGTAGAAATTATCCAGGGCGGACGGTACGTTTTGATGCCTCCGCGCCACATCAACCTCCACGCGGCCAACGGCGTTCCGCTTCGCATGGAAATCCAGCCCCGACGGATCCCCAAATACACCGAACTGTCTGAAGCCATGCTCGCCCGCGATCGAAAATTTTGGGACGAATATTCCAAGCGCCTCATCGGCGATGCCATCAATGAAACCATGACTGTTGAGGCCATTTGCCAGTGGGTTGAAAAAACCCATCTCCGACGCAACCTCGACGGATTTAACGGAGACCCCCGATTTCTGCGCGATCAATTGGCTCAAAAAGGGTTTTCAAAGCTGCGCGGCTCCATCGGCAACATTTACGCGTGGCGAATGCGGCTTTCACCCGTTGGCAGCAAATTACGCGCTCGCTATGCCCGCGAGGCCGAATACGCCTACCGACAAGCCTTCGCCTTCGGCCCCATCAGCCCTGAAGCGGTGATTCGCTACACTGCCCTCCTCGGCGAACTCGGGCGGCATCGCGACGCGGTGCACGTCACTCTCGCCTTCCAAAAACTCGACCCTCATTTTCCGCAGACCAGCCAAATGATCGAGCAAGCACTCGAACGAGAGATCGCCCTCCACGCAGCCGCTCATGAAATGGAGAAGGCTTTGGAATCCGCTGAATTCCTGCAGCAGTTAGTGCCCAATCCGCGTTACAAACAACTCGTGGAATCGCTGAAAGACGCCATCAAGGCGAAACAAATATACCTCGACCGATTTAATCGCGATCCTGGAAATGTGGATCATTTTAACATGGCCGTGGATGTCACCGTCCAATCACGCAAACTGCAATTGCTACCGGCCTTAATCGATCGGTTCAAATCTAACATGATCCGTAACGAACCCAACCTCGCCGCCTTGGCGCGAGCCTACAACTTCACCGAAGATTATTCGAACAAGGAAAAAATCTACCAGGAGATGGCCACCCTAATTCCAAATGACCCCGTGCCCTGGTATGACCTCGCCAATGTACAAATGCGGCTGAACAAAACCAATGCCGCCGCAAATTCACTCCTCAAATCTCTCACACTATATTCAGCCTCCGGCACCACTAATCAATATGATATTCCCTCATTCACCCGAACCAATGCTGTTTTGGCTCCGCTGCGTGAGCGACCGGTAATTCAGAAATTGCTGGAACCGAAAGAAGACTAGCCCGCGAGCGGGGCATGCGGTGCCTGCATATCGTAGTTCAACACCGAAAGGCAATAAAGCGCCGCTGTCTCACTGCGTAAAATTGCGCGGCCCAACGTAATCGGATGCGCCCCACCGGAAAGAATCTCGTTACTCTCCTCCGGCGTGAAATCGCCTTCCGGCCCAATCCACACACCGATGGATTCTGGCATTGCGCCCCGCTCGGTTAAGTGTTCGAAAATGTATTCGCGCGGATGCCGGGTGCGACCCTGCAAACTCGCGATCAAAGGAAGATCAAATGATTCGCCGCGTGCCAGAAATTCACGTGGTGTCACTGGCGGCTCAATCACCGGCAACCACGGGCTACCGCATTGCTTGATGGAATCAATCGCAATCGCGCGCCATTTGTCCACCTTCGCCACGCCATCCTCCACTTGCGCGACTGAGCGTCCCGCCGCGAGCGTCACCACCCGATGCACACACAGCTCAGTCGCCTTTTGGATAATAAAATCCATCGATTTCCCTTTCGTCATCGCCTGCAACAACGTGATGCGATACGGCAAAGGTTCGATGCGGTTTTGCTGCTGCACCACCAACCGCGTCGAGCGTTTATCAACCACCGCCGCAGTGCACATAAACTCATTCCCCGCGCCATCGAGCACGGCCACGCGTTCGCCTTCGCGCACGCGCAGTACAGTCGCGGCGTGGTGGCTTTCGCGTTCATCGAGCGTGAGCTCGCCTTCGGTCACGCGTTCGGGAGGGAGATAAAAACGGTGCATTAGTTGAAAAGATTGCGGGCTTTTTCGAAGAAACTTTTACTCTGCGGATTCACGTCATCCCCGCATGAGTTGGCAAAATCCTGCAGCTTGGCTTTTTGTTCTTTATTGAGACGCGCGGGCACCTCCACAGTCACCCGCACGTTGAGGTCCCCGGTGCCGTAACCCTGCAGATTTTTCACACCGCGTCCTTTGAGGCGAAACGTCGTTCCCGTTTGCGTGCCCGCCGGAACTTTAATGCTCGCACTGCCCGCCAGCGTGGGCACTTTCAATTCGCCGCCCAGAGCAGCCGTCACAAAACTAATCGGTACTTCGCAAATTAAATCATCCGCGTCGCGATCAAATATCTCGTGTGGTCGCACGTGCAAAACCACATATAAATCACCATTCGATCCGCCGCGCAACCCCGCTTCACCATTGCTGGAACTGCGCAAACGCGTTCCCGTATCCACTCCCTCGGGGACTTTTAATGTAATCGCACTCTTCTTCTCCTTGCGTCCGCCGCCCCGGCAATCGCCACAGGGTTTTTCCAAAACCGTACCCAACCCATCGCAATGCGGGCAGGTTTGTTGCATCCGAAAAAACCCGCGTTGCGTAACCACCTGACCTTGTCCATTGCAAGTGCCGCATTGTTTGCGCCCACTCCCTGAAGCCGCACCGGATCCGTCACATTTTTTGCAGCGATCCAGTTTAGTGATTGTGATTTTCTTTTCGCAGCCAAGCACGGCATCCTCAAAATCAATTTCCATATCGTAGCGCAAATCCGCGCCCCGTTGCGCTCCGCTGGGATCACGGCGTTGTCCACCGCCTCCAAAGAGTTGGTCAAAAATCCCACCACCCCCTCCCTCGCCAAATACCTGATTAAACAGATCCGATGCATCCACGCTCCCATGAAACCCGCCACCACCACCGCCGCCGGCTTCAAACGCAGCATGGCCCATTTGATCGTAAGCAGCTTTTTTTTGGTCGTCGCTCAGCACTTCGTATGCCTCGCCAACTTCCTTAAATTTACCCTCAGCACTCTGGTCATCGGGATTTTTGTCCGGATGAAATTTTACGGCCTGCTTGCGATACGCTTTTTTAATTTCAACCGCATCCGCATCTTTGCCCACACCGAGCACTTCGTAATAATCACGCTTAGCCATTAGTTTTCTGTGGTCTCAGCTTCCACAACCGGCGCGGCGGCCACGATCACTCGGGCCGGACGCACAAGCCGATCGTTGAGTTTATAACCGCGCTGCACTTGCTGCAGCACCGTGCCTTCCGCCGCCTCGGTGGTATGCTCTTGAGAAATGGCTTCGTGCAAATTGGGGTCGAAGGACTCGCCCACCGCCTCCACCGTATTCACGCCGGAATCCTTTAGCACACCGAGGAGTTGATCATAAATCATTTGCACGCCATCACGAATGGCCGGATCCGCCTTTTCGGCCGCGGCAAGCGCCATTTCAAAATTATCCAGCACCGGCAGCAGTTTTTCCAACAAACTTTGATTTGCGAATTGGCGCGCCTCATCTTTCTCACGTTGAGAGCGTTTGCGGAAATTTTCAATATCCGCCGCCTGGCGCACGTGGCGGTCATTGAGTTCATCAATGATGACCTGCGCTTCCTTCAGTGTTTTGGGCCCGACGGATTCGTTTTCCTCATCAGCCTCTTGCTCGGCTTTTTCGGCGAGGCGCTTTTCCAGCGCGGTCAATTCCGGTTGTTCAACGGATTGCTTGTCTTTGTCTTTTCCCATGTTCCAGAATTTCATTCGGCTTTCTTGGCCACTTTTAAATCAATGTGTAAATCGCGCAATTGACGCGCCTCCACGGCCGCGGGACTATCGGTCATCAGACACGAACCCTTTGCGGTTTTCGGAAATGCGATTACATCGCGAATGCTATCCGCGCCGCAAAGCAACGCGATGAGCCGGTCGAAACCCAACGCAATCCCACCGTGCGGTGGACAGCCGTACTTGAACGCTTCTAGCATATATCCAAAACGCGCCTGAGTAACTTCCGGCGAAAGTTGCAGCAAATCTTCAAAAATAGTTTTCTGCAATTCCGGCTGATGAATCCGGATCGACCCGCCGCCCAACTCGACGCCATTGACCACTACATCATAATGCTGACCGCGAACGCTCTTGGGGTCACTCTTCAAGTTTTCCGCATCCTCCTCCACTGGCGAGGTGAAGGGATGATGGCTCGAATACCATCGATCCATTTCGCGATCGAAAGCCAGCAACGGAAACTCAATCACCCACAGGAAATTAAATTGATCCGTTGGGATTTCCAGCTTGCCAAGTTCCACCAGCTTGTCCGCGGCATACTGCCGAATGCGCCCAAGAATTTCACAAGCGTTGATCCACTCATCGGCAGCAAATAAAATGAGGTCACCTTCCTCAATCTCCAGTTTTTCAGTTAATGCCGTTTTCTCAGCATCGCTGAAAAATTTCACAATCGGCGATTTCCATTCACCGTTTTCCACTTTGATAAATGCGAGCCCCTTCGCGCCGAGGCCCTTGGCAATGTCAGTCATCGTTTCCAATTGGCCCTGGGTGACGCAGGCAAAGCCCTTGGCGTTGATTGCTTTCACCACCCCGCCCCGTTCCACCGCACCGCTAAACACCTTGAACCCGCTCGCGGCAAATTCTTCGGTGAAATCCGTAATCTCAATCGCATAACGCGTGTCTGGCTTGTCGCTGCCATAGCGATCCATCACTTCGCGATACGGAATGCGCGGGAATGGCGTAGGCACGTCGTAATCGAGCGCGGTCTTCCAGATTTTTTTCAACAAGCCCTCGATGAGCGCATAAATATCCTCGCGATCGATGAAGGACATTTCGATGTCGATTTGTGTAAATTCCGGTTGGCGATCCGCACGCAAATCCTCATCACGATAACAGCGCGCGAGTTGGAAATATTTGTCCACGCCAGCGCACATCAGCACTTGCTTAAATTGCTGGGGCGACTGCGGTAGCGCATAAAATTCACCCGCCGAAATGCGGCTCGGCACGAGAAACTCGCGCGCGCCCTCGGGTGTGGATTTGAATAACGTCGGCGTCTCCACTTCCAAAAACCCCTGTTCATCCATGAATACGCGCGTGGCCGTGGCCACTTTGCTGCGCAACCGAAGATTGGCCGACATTTCGGGACGACGCAAATCCAGGTAACGATATTGCAGACGCAACTCTTCGTTCACTTTCGCCGCCGCTCCGGGGTCATCAATTTGAAAAGGCAAAACCGCCGCTGCGTTATGAACCTCCATCGCCGAGGCCACCATCTCGATTTGGCCGGTGGGGATTTTGTTATTCTCCGTGTCGTCCGGCCGTTGACGCACTTTTCCTGACACGCTGATAACGCTTTCGCTGTGCAGCTTGCCGGCCGATTCCACTAAGGCTGAATTGCATTCCTGCGGGTCGAAGACCAGTTGCGTGCGTCCTTCGCGATCGCGGATATCAATAAAAATCACTCCGCCCAAGTCGCGGCGCGAGTGTACCCAACCCGAAAGTGTGGCCTCTTGACCGGCGTTTTCCAGTCGTAATTCGTTGCAATGATGCGTTCGTTTCATGAATCCCCCCAACGCCCTTGGGCGAAATGGAGGCGGATACTGCCCGAAAATCCCAGAAAATCAAACAAATTTCACAGAAGTAAATTTATAGACCCATTGGACCCCCACTTACTCATCACTTCGATTCATTCCAAAGAATCCGCAGGTTATGTGTCTGACGACAGGCGACGATGATTTCGGGTTTGCCGTCACCATTTAAGTCGCCGGCTTTGATGTCTTCCACGGCGGTTTCTTTGCCGCTTAGTTGATAAGTTTTCCATTTCGAATAACCAGCATTTTGGGGGACGTACAATTTCAAACCCGGCACGCCGCGGGTAGTCATTCCACGCCAACCGGCCACCACTTGGTCGCCGCCCGTGCCCAGAAAATCCGCTGTGGCCAATGCGTGACCGTCCTTTAACGATTCATCCAGAACCCAGCGTTGCCACGATAAACTGGTGGTGGAAAGATACACCACCACCGTACTGCCGTGTTTCGGCTCAATAGTTGTGATGAATCGCTTGCCTGTGACCGTGCGACCGTCCCGGACTTCCCCGGCATAATTTGAAGTGAAACGCATATATTTCCATTTATCATTGCGATCGCGACCGAACCAATAGACCCCCTCCAAACCGGCCTGCAAAAATTCCTCACGGCCATCGCGATTCCAATCGATCGGATGAAAATTGTGACTGTCGTGCATGAAATTGGAAACCAACGTGCGCTTCCATTCGTCGGCAGGATTTTTGGGCATACGATAGGCGTATACTTTGATGCCATCACCTTTGCCACCTTTATTGCCACGACCGTGGAGCGGCTTCACAATCAAATCAAACTTCCCCTTCCCGGCTTTCATCCAGTGCATTCGATGGGTGGTAGGCTCGTGAGGCAACCGGATGGGCGCCCAGTTCCCTAGCCGATTAGCGGTGGGGTTGAGATAAAAAATCGAGCCGGAATTTTTCTCATCGCTGGTTTCGCCAATATTCCATTGGGCGCCTACAGCCAGCTCGGCTTTACCGTCGCCATCAAGGTCGCGGGCAGTAACACACACGTGATCGCGCTGGGTGAGGTGGCCGCTCACTTGATGTTTTTTCCACGTCGGGTTTTCATACCAAACGATCTTATCCTTGTCGCACAGGATGATGTCGGTTTTTTTGTCGCCATTCATGTCGGCCAATTGCAAGCCGTAACCAATGCCAATCTTACCGTCGATTTCTTGTGTGCGGAATTTGGGTTCCGCCGCCGACCCCATCGAAACCAACACAAGCAGAATACAGGTGGATGTTTTCATAAATTAATGCACCGGCCGCAGCCCGTGTCTTTTGCGGACGACATTATAGCCATAGCGATCAAGTGTTCCATCCTGATATCGAAACTTTGCATTATCCAATTCCCAGCGGGCGTGCTTCTCGCTCCAGCTCAACTCGGATTTCGCATCCAACTCATCCCGAAACGCATACTCCACCGCTTGGCATCCACCGAACAGGCACAATGTCGCCCCAAAAAGAATAATGTGTTTCACGCGCAAAGTGTCCTGTCGCAATGGAATTTTCACAATAAAAAAAACCGCCCGGCGAACCGGACGGTTGTTAACCTTGTTTCCGTATACTCACGCCAGCGCAGCTTGGGCGGCGGCAAGTTTTGCAGTTGGAACCCGGAAAGGCGAGCAACTCACGTAATTCAGGCCGAGGGTGGCGCAGAATTTTACGCTGCTGGGCTCGCCGCCGTGTTCGCCGCAGATGCCGAGCTTGATTTTCGGGCGGGTGCTGCGGCCTTTTTTAACGGCGATTTCCATGAGCTGCCCGACGCCGGTTTGATCCACCACAGCGAAGGGGTTGTTGCCGATGATGTCCTGTTCCTGATAATTCGGCAGGAATGAACCAGAATCATCACGGCTCATGCCCATCGTGGTTTGGGTGAGGTCATTGGTGCCGAAGCTGAAGAACTCGGCGACCTCGGCGATCTCATCAGCAGTCAGTGCGCCGCGCGGCACTTCGATCATCGTGCCAACGAGGTAGTTGAGTTTCACCTTCTTTTTGGCACTCACTTCTTTGGCCACGCGATGGATGATATCAGCTTGCAACTCCAGCTCTTTGCGGAAGCCAACCAGCGGCACCATCACCTCGGGCACAACTTTGATGCCCTTCTTTTGCACGTTGGCCGCTGCTTCAAAGATTGCTTGCGCCTGCATCTCGGCCACTTCCGGATAAGAAATCGCCAATCGACAACCGCGATGGCCGAGCATTGGGTTGAATTCGTGGAGGTCATTCACGCGCTGTTGAATTTCGGCTGGCTTCACCTTCAATTTTTTGGCGAGATCCGCGATCTGTTTTTTGTCGTGCGGCAAAAACTCATGCAGTGGCGGATCCAATAAACGAATCGTCGCCGGCAATCCGTTGAGCGCTTTGAAGATGCCCTCGAAATCTTTGCGCTGAAACGGCAGCAACTTCTTCACCGCCTTGCGCCGGTCCGCTTCGTTGTCGGCAAGAATCATTTGGCGCACAGCATCAATGCGATCGCCCTCGAAGAACATATGCTCCGTGCGGCACAAGCCAATGCCGGTAGCACCAAAGGCCACGGCGTTTTTCACCTGTCCCGGGGTGTCCGCGTTGGTGCGCACCGCCATCTTAGCCGCTTTATCGCACCAGCCCATCAATTGAGTATAATTTTTATACGTCCGCCCGCGCTTGGCTTTGGCGTTGTTTTCGAGCAAGCCTTGAATGACTTCGCTGGGCGCAGTCTTCACTTCGCCCGCGTAAATCTCGCCCGACGTGCCGTCGATGGATATGTAATCGCCTTCCTTGAATTTCAGCTTACCCACGGTGAGCGTGCGCTTGCCGTAATCCACGATCAACTCCGCCGCGCCGCAAACGCAAACTTTGCCCATTTGGCGGGCAACCAATGCCGCGTGACTACTCACCCCACCGCGCGCGGTGAGAATGCCGTTGGCGGCGATCATGCCACGCAGATCTTCCGGCGAAGTTTCCACGCGCACGAGCATCACCGCCTGTCCCTTTGCCGCGGCGGCCTCGGCGCGGTCGGCGTTGAAATAGATCCGTCCCGTCGCTGCGCCCGGGCCAGCGGGCAAGCCTTTGGCGATGACTTTGGTTGTCTTCAACGTGGCCGCATCAAAAATCGGCGCGAGCACTTGATCCAACTGCTCAGCCGGCACACGGTTCACGGCAGTTTTCCAGTTGATGAGTTTTTCTTTCACCATCTCACACGCGATGCGCACGGCCGCGAGGCCGGTGCGCTTGCCGTTGCGGGTTTGGAGCATGAACACTTTGCGCTCTTCGATGGTGAACTCGAAATCCTGCATATCGCGAAAATGTTTTTCCAATCGCACGCGAATGGCTTCCAATTCCTTGTGCGCGCTCGGCATCACTTTTTTGAGCTTCGCCACAGGATCGGGCGTGCGCACGCCGGCCACCACGTCTTCGCCCTGCGCGTTCATCAGGAATTCGCCGTAGAAAACTTTTTCCCCGCTGGCGGGATCGCGCGTGAAGGCCACGCCACTGCCGGAAGTCGCGCCGGTGTTGCCGAAGACCATTGCCTGCACATTCACCGCCGTGCCCCAAGCGGCGGGGATGCTGTATTTGCGGCGGTAAACATTGGCACGATCGTTCATCCACGAATTAAACACCGCCCCGATCGAGCCATCGAGTTGCTCCCACGGATCATTCGGGAACGCTTTGCCGGTGCGTTGCTTCACCAGTTTTTTGAAAGACGCCACCAATTCCTGCAAATGTTCCGCGGTCAGCT comes from Limisphaerales bacterium and encodes:
- the aspS gene encoding aspartate--tRNA ligase, whose translation is MKRTHHCNELRLENAGQEATLSGWVHSRRDLGGVIFIDIRDREGRTQLVFDPQECNSALVESAGKLHSESVISVSGKVRQRPDDTENNKIPTGQIEMVASAMEVHNAAAVLPFQIDDPGAAAKVNEELRLQYRYLDLRRPEMSANLRLRSKVATATRVFMDEQGFLEVETPTLFKSTPEGAREFLVPSRISAGEFYALPQSPQQFKQVLMCAGVDKYFQLARCYRDEDLRADRQPEFTQIDIEMSFIDREDIYALIEGLLKKIWKTALDYDVPTPFPRIPYREVMDRYGSDKPDTRYAIEITDFTEEFAASGFKVFSGAVERGGVVKAINAKGFACVTQGQLETMTDIAKGLGAKGLAFIKVENGEWKSPIVKFFSDAEKTALTEKLEIEEGDLILFAADEWINACEILGRIRQYAADKLVELGKLEIPTDQFNFLWVIEFPLLAFDREMDRWYSSHHPFTSPVEEDAENLKSDPKSVRGQHYDVVVNGVELGGGSIRIHQPELQKTIFEDLLQLSPEVTQARFGYMLEAFKYGCPPHGGIALGFDRLIALLCGADSIRDVIAFPKTAKGSCLMTDSPAAVEARQLRDLHIDLKVAKKAE
- a CDS encoding VCBS repeat-containing protein, which produces MKTSTCILLVLVSMGSAAEPKFRTQEIDGKIGIGYGLQLADMNGDKKTDIILCDKDKIVWYENPTWKKHQVSGHLTQRDHVCVTARDLDGDGKAELAVGAQWNIGETSDEKNSGSIFYLNPTANRLGNWAPIRLPHEPTTHRMHWMKAGKGKFDLIVKPLHGRGNKGGKGDGIKVYAYRMPKNPADEWKRTLVSNFMHDSHNFHPIDWNRDGREEFLQAGLEGVYWFGRDRNDKWKYMRFTSNYAGEVRDGRTVTGKRFITTIEPKHGSTVVVYLSTTSLSWQRWVLDESLKDGHALATADFLGTGGDQVVAGWRGMTTRGVPGLKLYVPQNAGYSKWKTYQLSGKETAVEDIKAGDLNGDGKPEIIVACRQTHNLRILWNESK
- a CDS encoding pyruvate, phosphate dikinase, whose product is MAKANKYVYHFGKSKTDGNGTMKALLGGKGANLAEMKRIGLPVPPGFTLTTEVCSYYYAHKKSYPGEMQAQIKDGVRRMEKEMGKKLGDKKNPLLLSVRSGARESMPGMMDTILNLGLNDDTVEALAKFSNNPRFAWDSYRRFIQMYGDVVMGVQKLPSEDEEPFELVIEKIKKKHLGNAHAEDTELTAEHLQELVASFKKLVKQRTGKAFPNDPWEQLDGSIGAVFNSWMNDRANVYRRKYSIPAAWGTAVNVQAMVFGNTGATSGSGVAFTRDPASGEKVFYGEFLMNAQGEDVVAGVRTPDPVAKLKKVMPSAHKELEAIRVRLEKHFRDMQDFEFTIEERKVFMLQTRNGKRTGLAAVRIACEMVKEKLINWKTAVNRVPAEQLDQVLAPIFDAATLKTTKVIAKGLPAGPGAATGRIYFNADRAEAAAAKGQAVMLVRVETSPEDLRGMIAANGILTARGGVSSHAALVARQMGKVCVCGAAELIVDYGKRTLTVGKLKFKEGDYISIDGTSGEIYAGEVKTAPSEVIQGLLENNAKAKRGRTYKNYTQLMGWCDKAAKMAVRTNADTPGQVKNAVAFGATGIGLCRTEHMFFEGDRIDAVRQMILADNEADRRKAVKKLLPFQRKDFEGIFKALNGLPATIRLLDPPLHEFLPHDKKQIADLAKKLKVKPAEIQQRVNDLHEFNPMLGHRGCRLAISYPEVAEMQAQAIFEAAANVQKKGIKVVPEVMVPLVGFRKELELQADIIHRVAKEVSAKKKVKLNYLVGTMIEVPRGALTADEIAEVAEFFSFGTNDLTQTTMGMSRDDSGSFLPNYQEQDIIGNNPFAVVDQTGVGQLMEIAVKKGRSTRPKIKLGICGEHGGEPSSVKFCATLGLNYVSCSPFRVPTAKLAAAQAALA